A window of the Trueperaceae bacterium genome harbors these coding sequences:
- the rsmA gene encoding 16S rRNA (adenine(1518)-N(6)/adenine(1519)-N(6))-dimethyltransferase RsmA, whose amino-acid sequence MAAALPRRAGHPLRRERVRPGAALRRPRQARRREGPGRHRARGARQRPHHAGQRARRRAGSRPGRGRRAPTRGHGPPRRVTADETQPSSGSTGQGVRAHALALLARHGLRADKGFGQNFLVDRAVLAAIVGAAELVPGERVLEVGPGLGVLTRALLDAGAAVTSVELDARLVPVLETEFSAELGRADAGGLTLVRGDALRFDLAAVGEGAKLVANLPYNVATPIVARLLESGRFARLVFLVQREVGERLCAAPGTPAFGALSLLVAHFGTAKVVRHVPPGAFLPAPKVTSTVIRIDTDPAARPDPALFALIHSAFAHRRKTLVKNLQYAGTERAAAEAAVAAVGLDPRVRAEQLGLPEFGRLAARLGLAAGVPPAS is encoded by the coding sequence ATGGCCGCCGCGCTTCCGCGCCGAGCAGGACATCCTCTCCGGCGGGAGCGCGTACGACCTGGCGCGGCTCTCCGGCGTCCTCGCCAAGCGCGACGCCGAGAAGGGCCTGGCCGCCACAGAGCGCGAGGTGCTCGACAACGCCCTCACCATGCTGGGCAGCGAGCTCGCCGTCGTGCTGGGAGTCGGCCTGGACGAGGCCGACGCGCTCCTACGCGAGGCCATGGCCCACCACGGCGTGTGACCGCCGACGAGACGCAGCCTTCCTCGGGTAGCACCGGGCAGGGCGTACGCGCGCACGCGCTCGCGCTGCTGGCACGCCACGGGCTCCGGGCCGACAAGGGGTTCGGACAGAACTTCCTGGTGGACCGCGCGGTGCTGGCCGCCATCGTGGGCGCCGCCGAGCTCGTGCCGGGCGAGCGGGTGCTCGAGGTCGGTCCCGGTCTCGGCGTCCTGACGCGCGCGCTGCTCGACGCCGGCGCGGCCGTGACGAGCGTGGAGCTGGACGCCAGGCTCGTGCCGGTGCTCGAGACCGAGTTCTCGGCCGAGCTGGGTCGGGCGGACGCCGGCGGTCTCACCCTCGTCCGCGGTGACGCGCTACGCTTCGACCTGGCCGCCGTGGGCGAGGGCGCCAAGCTCGTGGCCAACCTGCCGTACAACGTGGCGACGCCCATCGTCGCCCGCCTGCTGGAGTCGGGGCGCTTCGCGCGCCTCGTCTTCCTGGTGCAGCGCGAGGTAGGCGAGCGGCTGTGCGCCGCCCCCGGCACCCCCGCGTTCGGCGCGCTGTCGCTCCTCGTGGCTCATTTCGGGACCGCGAAGGTTGTTAGGCACGTGCCACCGGGGGCGTTCCTGCCGGCGCCGAAGGTGACCTCGACCGTGATCCGCATCGACACGGACCCGGCGGCGCGGCCGGACCCCGCGCTGTTCGCGCTCATCCACTCCGCCTTCGCCCACCGCCGCAAGACGCTCGTCAAGAACCTGCAGTACGCGGGCACCGAGCGCGCCGCCGCCGAGGCGGCCGTCGCGGCGGTCGGCCTCGATCCCCGGGTGCGAGCGGAGCAGCTCGGCCTACCCGAGTTCGGCCGCCTGGCCGCACGCCTGGGCCTGGCAGCCGGCGTCCCACCTGCCTCATGA
- a CDS encoding carbohydrate kinase family protein, giving the protein MAHFFVVGDATVDQMYFVNDFPEHGGEVPAVRAVMEPGGSGGTVATVLARLGNPTRIATRVGTGPFSALALRNIVDAGVDTSLIQKDPDLQTSSIMLIITPDAQRTMISAAGASRQLDSAELEEAAVAECDALVMSAYSLIGGPQKEYALQALAYAHKHKLTTFVDLGTGAVKAMQRRLVDTLRDVDYWLMNEHELYLLTGRSSISDAVHDLRGVGVEQLVVKVGAMGSIVITAESNELVEAHEIDVVVDSTGAGDYFTAAFAHAVMAGHDIHEAARYGNVAGALNTTRVGAQSLVLDEATLRRHAAVLSDAPA; this is encoded by the coding sequence ATGGCGCATTTCTTCGTGGTCGGCGACGCCACCGTCGACCAGATGTACTTCGTGAACGACTTCCCCGAGCACGGCGGCGAGGTCCCGGCCGTGCGCGCGGTCATGGAACCCGGCGGCTCCGGCGGCACCGTCGCCACCGTCCTGGCGCGCCTCGGCAACCCCACGCGCATCGCCACCCGCGTCGGGACCGGCCCGTTCTCGGCGCTCGCCCTACGCAACATCGTCGACGCGGGTGTCGACACCTCGCTGATCCAGAAGGACCCCGACCTGCAGACCAGCTCGATCATGCTGATCATCACGCCCGACGCCCAACGCACCATGATCAGCGCCGCCGGCGCCAGCCGCCAACTCGATTCGGCCGAGCTCGAAGAGGCCGCGGTGGCCGAATGCGACGCGCTCGTCATGAGCGCCTACAGCCTCATCGGCGGCCCGCAGAAGGAGTACGCCCTACAGGCCCTGGCGTACGCCCACAAGCACAAGCTGACCACGTTCGTGGACCTGGGCACCGGCGCCGTGAAGGCCATGCAGCGCCGGCTCGTCGACACCCTGCGCGACGTCGACTACTGGTTGATGAACGAGCACGAGCTCTACCTGTTGACCGGGCGCTCGTCCATCTCGGACGCCGTCCACGACCTGCGCGGCGTGGGCGTTGAGCAGCTGGTGGTCAAGGTCGGGGCCATGGGCTCCATCGTGATAACGGCCGAATCGAACGAGCTGGTGGAGGCGCACGAGATCGACGTGGTCGTCGACTCCACCGGCGCCGGCGACTACTTCACGGCCGCGTTCGCGCACGCCGTCATGGCCGGCCACGACATCCACGAGGCCGCCCGCTACGGCAACGTGGCCGGCGCGCTGAACACCACCAGGGTGGGGGCCCAGAGCCTGGTGCTGGACGAGGCCACGCTGCGGCGCCACGCGGCCGTGCTGTCAGATGCGCCAGCCTGA
- a CDS encoding peptidase S41: MRQPERRRRPRPLAPILLALVLLAGAGAAAAQAGSNAGRFDAAWDLVATRYWHLERTGVDWDQVRADYRPRAVEAPDDAALYALLEEMYSLLGDDHSVFVPPDRVAEVRAEYGDLPCVMLLGAASGGRATAAAALPLLARAQGAVVPLTDEARLANVRYGVAAAGVGYVRLPDLASDGAAAAVRTAVTALESAGVGALVLDLRGNPGGRLVTMMQVAGVFTSGFIWRTITSWTLPLPYPAIGLTHTDLPLVVLIDGGVNSAAEGLAGGLQQRGRAVVVGERSAGNVEALLPFCLRDGSQAWIATGVLAPIGGPTWEGRGVEPDVAATSDTALAAALAYLASLKGE; the protein is encoded by the coding sequence ATGCGCCAGCCTGAACGCCGCCGGCGGCCACGACCCCTCGCCCCTATCCTCCTCGCCCTCGTCCTCCTGGCAGGGGCGGGCGCCGCGGCGGCGCAGGCGGGTTCCAACGCGGGGCGCTTCGACGCGGCTTGGGACCTGGTCGCCACGCGCTACTGGCACCTGGAACGCACGGGCGTCGACTGGGACCAGGTGCGCGCCGACTACAGGCCGCGGGCGGTGGAGGCGCCGGACGACGCGGCGCTCTACGCGCTGCTCGAGGAGATGTACTCCCTTCTCGGCGACGACCACTCCGTCTTCGTTCCCCCTGACCGCGTCGCCGAGGTGCGCGCCGAGTACGGCGACCTGCCGTGCGTGATGCTCCTCGGCGCGGCGAGCGGCGGCAGGGCCACCGCGGCCGCCGCCCTCCCGCTGCTCGCTCGCGCCCAGGGCGCCGTCGTGCCGCTCACCGACGAGGCGCGGCTGGCCAACGTCCGCTACGGGGTCGCGGCGGCGGGCGTCGGCTACGTGCGCCTGCCGGACCTGGCCTCGGACGGCGCCGCGGCGGCCGTCCGCACCGCGGTGACCGCGCTCGAGAGCGCGGGCGTCGGAGCGCTCGTCCTCGACCTGCGCGGCAACCCGGGCGGCCGCCTCGTGACGATGATGCAGGTGGCCGGCGTGTTCACCAGCGGCTTCATCTGGCGCACCATCACCAGCTGGACGTTGCCGCTCCCGTACCCGGCCATCGGGCTGACGCACACCGACCTGCCGCTCGTGGTCCTCATCGACGGGGGCGTCAACAGCGCCGCCGAGGGACTGGCGGGCGGCCTGCAGCAGCGCGGCAGGGCGGTGGTGGTGGGCGAGCGCAGCGCCGGCAACGTGGAGGCCCTCCTGCCCTTCTGCCTGCGCGACGGCTCGCAGGCGTGGATCGCCACGGGCGTCCTCGCCCCGATCGGCGGGCCGACCTGGGAGGGGCGCGGCGTCGAACCCGACGTCGCCGCCACCTCCGACACGGCGCTGGCGGCGGCCCTCGCCTACCTGGCGTCGCTGAAGGGCGAGTAG
- a CDS encoding MBL fold metallo-hydrolase codes for MSTGAPADIVRVSAHLWSVRLPCDTLPPYDHVNAYVVAGGGVAVVVDPGSNRPEAQAMLRAALTAAGARLLKGIALTHTHPDHVDGVPPLAAYEADRNGTAPPLLVHAAEAGNLPDRNVTYLADGRVLTVGDATMTALHTPGHSPGHLTFVVAGPAGEVEAALVGDLAVATGSVWVGLPEGDVSAYLATLERVAAIGAPLLAPGHGALIENPVRRLQELAAHRREREAQVLAALAVGSATAAEITRRVYPGHPDAVLALAEQTVLAHLVKLMREMKVVHLGDDHRGPYALRG; via the coding sequence GTGAGCACGGGCGCCCCGGCGGACATCGTCCGCGTGTCCGCGCACCTCTGGTCAGTCCGGCTGCCCTGCGACACGTTGCCGCCCTACGACCACGTCAACGCATACGTGGTGGCCGGCGGCGGCGTGGCCGTGGTGGTGGACCCGGGGTCGAACCGACCCGAGGCGCAGGCCATGCTCCGCGCCGCCCTGACCGCGGCCGGCGCGCGGCTCCTCAAGGGCATCGCGCTGACGCACACGCACCCAGACCACGTGGACGGGGTGCCGCCACTGGCGGCCTACGAGGCGGACCGGAACGGCACGGCCCCGCCGCTCCTCGTCCACGCCGCCGAGGCGGGGAACCTGCCCGACCGGAACGTGACCTACCTGGCCGACGGCCGCGTGCTCACCGTTGGCGACGCGACCATGACCGCGCTGCACACCCCCGGTCATAGCCCCGGTCACCTCACCTTCGTCGTGGCGGGCCCCGCCGGCGAGGTCGAGGCGGCACTGGTCGGCGACCTGGCGGTGGCGACCGGCTCGGTCTGGGTCGGGCTGCCCGAGGGCGACGTCAGCGCCTACCTCGCCACCCTCGAGCGCGTAGCCGCGATCGGCGCTCCCCTGCTGGCCCCGGGCCACGGCGCGCTCATCGAGAACCCTGTGCGACGGCTACAGGAACTGGCGGCCCACCGCCGCGAGCGCGAGGCGCAAGTGCTCGCCGCGCTCGCGGTGGGCAGCGCCACCGCCGCCGAGATCACCCGCCGCGTCTACCCGGGCCACCCGGACGCCGTGCTGGCGCTGGCGGAGCAGACCGTCCTCGCGCACCTGGTCAAGCTGATGCGCGAGATGAAGGTCGTCCACCTCGGCGACGACCACCGCGGCCCGTACGCGTTGCGGGGCTGA
- the thrC gene encoding threonine synthase, whose translation MMRYRSTRRGAGEVGFEEAILEGIAPDGGLYWPTAVPPLPDGWAAAGSPAALARLVLPVYMGEEAAEAVAQGLDFPWPVVELPGDVYLLELFHGPTAAFKDVGARSLARSMGAALERRGAAVTVLVATSGDTGSAVADAFSGVPNVRVAVLYPSGGVSPVQEAQLTAERPGVRAFAVKGTFDDCQRLVKAAFADPALEGLRLTSANSINVGRLLPQALYYLWGTARVWEARGAEEALRVVVPSGNLGNLTAGMLAAEAGLAVAGFLAAHNRNDYFPRYLAGAADAFAFAAGVATPSNAMDVGAPSNFERLHAWLGEDMRRRVTGLAIDDDATFATMRATSLAGGRLVCPHTAVGLAALERLRAATEGEAAVPALVLATAHPAKFPEAVLRATGMAPDVPAQLRRFAAAPKRVESLQPESAALRAALLDWPD comes from the coding sequence GTGATGCGCTACCGCAGCACACGGCGGGGCGCCGGCGAGGTCGGTTTCGAGGAGGCCATCCTCGAGGGCATCGCCCCCGACGGCGGGCTCTACTGGCCGACCGCCGTTCCGCCGCTGCCGGACGGCTGGGCGGCGGCCGGGAGCCCGGCCGCGCTGGCGCGGCTCGTGCTGCCGGTCTACATGGGGGAGGAGGCGGCGGAGGCGGTTGCGCAGGGCCTCGACTTCCCGTGGCCGGTGGTCGAGTTGCCGGGCGACGTCTACCTGCTGGAGCTGTTCCACGGCCCGACGGCGGCGTTCAAGGACGTGGGGGCGCGCTCGCTGGCGCGCTCCATGGGGGCGGCGCTCGAGCGGCGGGGCGCCGCAGTGACCGTCCTCGTGGCCACCTCGGGCGACACTGGCAGCGCCGTGGCGGACGCCTTCTCGGGCGTTCCCAACGTGAGGGTGGCGGTCTTGTACCCTTCTGGCGGCGTCAGCCCCGTGCAGGAGGCGCAGCTCACCGCCGAGCGCCCGGGGGTGAGGGCGTTCGCCGTGAAGGGCACCTTCGACGACTGCCAGCGCCTCGTCAAGGCGGCGTTCGCCGACCCGGCGCTGGAGGGTTTGAGGCTGACGTCGGCCAACTCCATCAACGTCGGCCGCCTGCTGCCGCAGGCGCTCTACTACCTGTGGGGGACGGCGCGCGTGTGGGAGGCGCGGGGCGCGGAGGAGGCGCTGCGCGTGGTCGTGCCGAGCGGCAACCTCGGCAACCTCACCGCCGGGATGCTGGCGGCCGAGGCGGGCCTGGCCGTGGCCGGCTTCCTCGCCGCCCACAACCGCAACGACTACTTCCCCCGCTACCTGGCGGGCGCCGCCGACGCCTTCGCCTTCGCCGCCGGCGTGGCCACGCCGTCCAACGCCATGGACGTGGGTGCGCCGTCGAACTTCGAGCGCCTGCACGCGTGGTTGGGCGAGGACATGCGCCGCCGGGTGACGGGCCTGGCCATCGACGACGACGCGACCTTCGCGACCATGCGAGCCACGTCCCTCGCCGGCGGCCGCCTCGTGTGCCCGCACACCGCCGTCGGCCTGGCGGCGCTCGAACGGCTCAGGGCGGCAACCGAGGGCGAGGCCGCGGTGCCCGCGTTGGTCCTCGCCACCGCGCACCCCGCCAAGTTCCCCGAGGCCGTGCTGCGGGCGACGGGAATGGCACCGGACGTGCCCGCCCAGTTGCGGCGCTTCGCGGCGGCGCCGAAGCGCGTCGAGTCCCTGCAACCCGAGTCGGCGGCGCTCAGGGCGGCCCTCCTCGACTGGCCCGACTAG
- a CDS encoding homoserine dehydrogenase — MYQTARRGGRLATKVALIGAGTVGGRAAAMLAERPGLEVLGVLVRDEDKPREFPGWRRLVTTDPAVLDDADIVVEVAGGTGVAADLSLAHLAAGKRLVTANKAALAERWGEYLPHLEAGRVHFEAAVMAGTPAVGVLSGALRGSDPVSLHAVLNGTCNVILSMMDDGVAYAEALAEAQRLGYAEAEPSLDVEGVDAAHKLTLLARLAFEPNIAWQAVRTAARGITDLTPEALAAEARRGRRVRLVGSVVARGQAWEARVRPVSLALGHPLLTTGGTNALLFTGAQVGEVYVRGAGAGAGSTASGVVADVLAAAAGDSGPRPLARPAAPTGAAADAAGVEEL, encoded by the coding sequence ATCTACCAGACCGCGCGGCGTGGTGGCCGTCTCGCGACGAAGGTCGCGCTCATCGGGGCCGGCACGGTGGGTGGGCGTGCCGCCGCCATGCTGGCCGAACGGCCAGGGCTCGAGGTCCTGGGCGTGCTGGTGCGCGATGAGGACAAGCCGCGCGAGTTCCCCGGCTGGCGCCGGCTCGTCACCACCGACCCGGCCGTCCTCGACGACGCCGACATCGTCGTCGAGGTGGCGGGCGGCACCGGCGTCGCCGCCGACCTGTCGCTGGCGCACCTCGCCGCGGGCAAGCGGCTCGTCACGGCCAACAAGGCGGCGCTGGCGGAACGGTGGGGGGAGTACCTGCCCCACCTCGAGGCGGGGCGCGTCCACTTCGAGGCGGCGGTGATGGCGGGCACGCCCGCTGTCGGCGTGCTCTCCGGCGCCCTGCGCGGCTCGGACCCCGTCAGCCTGCACGCTGTCCTGAACGGCACCTGCAACGTGATCCTCAGCATGATGGACGACGGCGTCGCGTACGCCGAGGCGTTGGCCGAGGCGCAACGGCTGGGTTACGCGGAGGCGGAGCCGAGCCTCGACGTGGAGGGCGTCGACGCGGCCCACAAGCTGACCCTGCTCGCCCGCCTGGCGTTCGAACCGAACATCGCGTGGCAGGCGGTGCGGACCGCCGCCCGGGGCATCACGGACCTGACGCCGGAGGCGTTGGCGGCCGAGGCGCGCCGAGGAAGGCGCGTCCGGCTCGTGGGCAGCGTGGTGGCGCGCGGGCAAGCCTGGGAGGCGAGGGTGCGCCCGGTGTCGCTAGCGCTCGGGCACCCCCTCCTCACGACGGGCGGGACCAACGCGCTGCTCTTCACGGGCGCTCAGGTCGGCGAGGTCTACGTGCGCGGCGCGGGCGCCGGCGCCGGTTCGACGGCCAGCGGCGTCGTCGCCGACGTGCTCGCCGCCGCCGCCGGCGACTCGGGACCCCGCCCGTTGGCGCGGCCCGCGGCGCCAACGGGCGCGGCCGCCGACGCGGCCGGCGTCGAGGAGCTGTGA
- the ychF gene encoding redox-regulated ATPase YchF, whose product MLQVGIVGLPNVGKSTLFNAITRAGVEAANYPFATIDKNVGVVSVPDERLAVLQRQNSKGDRVPVIVPTHVEFVDIAGLVKGAHKGEGLGNQFLGHVREVAAILHVVRCFDDDNVVHVSGEVDPLTDIDVIDTELLLADIATLERRLERLRRSAKGNPEDAAWLPGLERLLAELSGGRAARDSAIELPPDLGLLTAKPVIYVCNVAEADVVTGNRHVTAVKEHAARLGADVVVISARIEEELAQLEQDDARAFLADMGLEEPGLDRLVRTAYHTLGLLTFLTAGEKEVRAWTVRAGAKAPQAAGEIHSDFERGFIRAEVVSYEDLVAAGSIANARAKGRLRLEGKDYVVKDGDVMNFLFNV is encoded by the coding sequence ATGCTCCAGGTAGGTATCGTCGGCTTGCCCAACGTGGGCAAGAGCACCCTGTTCAACGCCATCACCCGCGCCGGTGTCGAGGCAGCCAACTACCCGTTCGCGACGATCGACAAGAACGTCGGGGTGGTGAGCGTGCCCGACGAGCGCCTGGCCGTCTTGCAGCGCCAGAACTCCAAGGGCGACCGGGTGCCGGTGATCGTGCCCACCCACGTCGAGTTCGTCGACATCGCGGGCCTCGTCAAGGGTGCCCACAAGGGCGAGGGGTTGGGTAACCAGTTCCTCGGCCACGTCCGAGAGGTGGCCGCCATCCTGCACGTGGTGCGCTGCTTCGACGACGACAACGTCGTGCACGTCTCGGGGGAGGTCGACCCGCTGACCGACATCGACGTCATCGACACCGAGTTGCTGTTGGCCGACATCGCCACCCTCGAGCGCCGGCTGGAGCGGCTGAGGCGGAGCGCCAAGGGGAACCCGGAGGACGCCGCCTGGTTGCCCGGGCTCGAGCGGCTGCTGGCGGAGCTGAGCGGCGGGCGTGCCGCGCGCGATTCCGCCATCGAGCTGCCCCCCGACCTGGGCCTCCTCACGGCCAAGCCCGTCATCTACGTCTGCAACGTGGCCGAGGCGGACGTCGTCACGGGCAACCGCCACGTCACTGCGGTGAAGGAGCACGCCGCGAGGCTGGGCGCCGACGTCGTCGTCATCTCGGCACGCATCGAGGAGGAGCTGGCGCAGCTGGAGCAGGACGACGCGAGGGCGTTCCTCGCCGACATGGGACTCGAGGAGCCCGGCCTCGACCGGCTCGTCCGCACGGCCTACCACACGCTCGGCCTGCTCACCTTCCTGACCGCCGGCGAGAAGGAGGTGCGCGCCTGGACGGTGCGCGCCGGAGCCAAGGCCCCGCAGGCGGCCGGGGAGATCCACTCCGACTTCGAACGCGGCTTCATCCGCGCCGAGGTCGTCAGCTACGAGGACCTCGTCGCGGCCGGCAGCATCGCCAACGCGCGGGCTAAGGGGCGGTTGCGACTCGAGGGCAAGGATTACGTCGTCAAGGACGGCGACGTCATGAACTTCCTCTTCAACGTGTGA
- a CDS encoding helix-turn-helix domain-containing protein, protein MGSARGTEQLSRSRTFGAGDVVLYPGPPGDLYQVVSGLVRLHAVDGDGLGATLRYVKPGGYFGEEAVTGRPRRYFAEAVTAAAVTVLDPHYLSGADVRALALDLAVAIDRLNRSVLRLATRPLKARVAAELLELSDSAIASVSEEGVATVRMTHDELAAAVGSVRETVTKVIGELVRAGALRAGYAKLVILDPDLLTEIADA, encoded by the coding sequence GTGGGCAGCGCGCGTGGCACCGAACAGCTCTCCCGTTCCCGCACGTTCGGGGCGGGCGACGTGGTGCTCTACCCGGGACCGCCGGGCGACCTCTACCAGGTGGTCTCCGGGCTCGTGAGGCTCCACGCGGTCGACGGCGACGGACTCGGCGCGACCCTCCGCTACGTGAAGCCGGGCGGCTACTTCGGGGAGGAGGCCGTCACCGGCCGACCGCGGCGCTACTTCGCCGAGGCGGTCACCGCGGCCGCCGTGACGGTGCTGGATCCGCACTACCTGTCGGGCGCCGACGTCCGCGCGCTTGCGCTCGACCTGGCCGTGGCGATCGACCGCCTGAACCGCTCGGTGCTCCGCCTGGCCACGCGGCCCCTCAAGGCGCGGGTGGCGGCCGAGTTGCTCGAGCTGTCGGACTCCGCCATCGCCTCCGTGTCGGAGGAGGGCGTCGCGACCGTGCGGATGACCCACGACGAGCTGGCCGCGGCGGTCGGCTCCGTGCGCGAGACCGTGACGAAGGTCATCGGCGAGCTCGTGCGCGCCGGGGCGTTGCGGGCGGGTTACGCCAAGCTCGTCATCTTGGACCCCGACCTCCTGACCGAGATCGCGGACGCCTGA
- a CDS encoding BamA/TamA family outer membrane protein → MSLRGLSAVLLLLLATATVHGQGALQGRLAEVRVTGTTTYADIVRTIVTSRVGTAVATVDLEAERNRVYSLGTFEEVTVALESSPAGPVLIIAVKENPRVGEIEIADSPSVPAASLLDALRVNNLLEPGRVYNTTRAEEAKDTIRQLYRQAGFPFDVEVDLSVAPAPDLAGSAADVPVRLTYTVDESAAIRSVVFEGNTVLTGGDLAAIFQGLEKEGQFQLPLYESTVQAVATRYWNLGYRGSGVDTATTSLEGGVLTVRVLELRIASIDTTALGVDPGRLAIRPGDLFNYDELLTEVKRLARGRSSDVQLQAAVSPSGGVRVTFRLGAPETAGAVDGIVIEGNTVLPTADLMKVLKLEVGDTFTSVLAVEDFQSIVRAYQAAGYRVVTRPDFSYDDGTYVQRITELKTAGYELRYEGEPSSTRESVVTRYLPEVGSVVSDKQIVDGLRQLAGLGVVDVINYSLEPVEAPDEALVVIQLAKRQTGQLRPAATYATDTGFSGSVEYSEKNFLGLGHTVSAEVDVVNTDIGIMLGGRVAYAIPWLYLDAFDLQEVPTAVNLTLFSVVNNNNPLSADNQTTILHPGLADVPENHVRVGEYTVRSTGLSFGVGRPIADHTYLQFNANGAYNEYKLEPPIGACDVAGGVVTNPTKCSLPSGDAVQYLPTSGLSAFTGLRVTYDSRTDTNFPSDGLSAYGAGGVGFGNDFLVGGARTPYVYEQVALGVRGYVKLADIAPEQVQDEHHVFAARLDVGHQFGGLYPSSKRFTVGRTNDVATQIRGYTLEDFDLSRTYVTTSFEYRYDFGLSTVATQTVIGLAFVDVGWASGVPEFGEYETPIFAGAGLGVQVNLGFSGLVLPAIRLDYAFSERHPTGVFSFRVGPVF, encoded by the coding sequence ATGTCGCTACGTGGCCTGTCCGCCGTCCTGCTCCTGCTGCTCGCAACCGCCACCGTCCACGGGCAGGGAGCGTTGCAGGGGAGGCTCGCGGAGGTGCGGGTCACCGGCACGACGACCTACGCCGACATCGTCCGCACCATCGTGACGTCCCGGGTCGGCACGGCCGTCGCGACCGTCGACCTCGAGGCGGAGCGCAACCGCGTCTACAGCCTCGGGACCTTCGAGGAGGTCACGGTGGCGCTGGAGTCGTCGCCGGCCGGCCCCGTGCTCATCATCGCGGTGAAGGAGAACCCGCGCGTCGGCGAGATCGAGATCGCGGACAGCCCGAGCGTGCCCGCCGCCTCGCTCCTCGACGCGCTGCGCGTCAACAACCTGCTCGAACCGGGGCGCGTGTACAACACCACGCGCGCCGAGGAGGCCAAGGACACCATCCGCCAGCTCTACCGGCAGGCTGGGTTCCCGTTCGACGTGGAGGTCGACCTGAGCGTCGCCCCCGCGCCCGACCTCGCCGGCAGCGCGGCCGACGTGCCGGTGCGGCTCACGTACACGGTCGACGAGTCGGCCGCCATCCGGTCGGTCGTGTTCGAGGGCAACACCGTCCTGACCGGCGGCGACCTCGCCGCCATCTTCCAGGGCCTCGAGAAGGAGGGTCAGTTCCAGCTGCCCCTCTACGAGTCGACGGTCCAGGCCGTGGCCACGCGCTACTGGAACCTCGGCTACCGCGGCAGCGGCGTCGACACCGCGACCACCAGCCTGGAGGGGGGCGTGCTCACGGTCCGCGTGCTGGAGCTGCGCATCGCCTCCATCGACACCACGGCGCTGGGCGTCGACCCGGGCCGGCTCGCCATCCGGCCGGGCGACCTCTTCAACTACGACGAGCTTCTCACCGAGGTGAAGCGCCTGGCGCGCGGGCGGTCGTCGGACGTGCAACTCCAGGCGGCGGTGTCGCCCAGCGGCGGCGTGCGCGTGACGTTCCGCCTCGGCGCCCCCGAGACGGCCGGGGCGGTCGATGGCATCGTGATCGAGGGGAACACCGTTCTGCCCACCGCCGACCTGATGAAGGTCCTCAAGCTCGAGGTGGGGGACACGTTCACCTCCGTGCTCGCCGTGGAGGACTTCCAGAGCATCGTCCGGGCCTACCAGGCCGCCGGTTACCGCGTGGTGACGCGACCCGACTTCTCCTACGACGACGGCACCTACGTCCAGCGCATAACGGAGCTGAAGACCGCCGGTTACGAGCTGCGCTATGAGGGGGAGCCGAGCTCCACGCGCGAGTCCGTGGTCACGCGCTACCTGCCCGAGGTCGGCTCCGTCGTGTCCGACAAGCAGATCGTCGACGGCCTTCGCCAGCTGGCGGGCCTCGGGGTCGTGGACGTGATCAACTACTCGCTCGAGCCCGTCGAGGCTCCCGACGAGGCGCTCGTCGTGATCCAGCTCGCCAAGCGCCAGACCGGCCAGCTGAGGCCCGCCGCCACCTACGCCACCGACACGGGCTTCTCGGGCAGCGTCGAGTACTCGGAGAAGAACTTCCTCGGTCTCGGCCACACGGTGAGCGCGGAGGTGGACGTCGTCAACACCGACATCGGCATCATGCTCGGCGGGAGGGTGGCGTACGCGATCCCGTGGCTCTACCTCGACGCCTTCGACCTCCAGGAGGTCCCCACCGCCGTCAACTTGACCCTCTTCAGCGTCGTCAACAACAACAACCCGTTGTCGGCCGACAACCAGACGACGATCCTCCACCCCGGCCTGGCGGACGTCCCCGAGAACCACGTGCGCGTCGGGGAGTACACCGTGCGCTCGACGGGGCTCAGCTTCGGTGTCGGGCGGCCGATCGCCGACCACACCTACCTGCAGTTCAACGCCAACGGGGCCTACAACGAGTACAAGCTCGAGCCGCCCATCGGGGCGTGCGACGTCGCCGGCGGCGTCGTGACCAACCCGACGAAGTGCTCCCTGCCGAGCGGCGACGCCGTGCAGTACCTGCCCACGAGCGGCCTGTCGGCGTTCACGGGGCTACGCGTGACCTACGACTCGCGCACCGACACGAACTTCCCCTCCGACGGGCTGTCGGCCTACGGCGCGGGCGGCGTCGGCTTCGGCAACGACTTCCTCGTCGGCGGGGCGCGCACGCCGTACGTTTACGAGCAGGTGGCCCTCGGGGTGCGCGGCTACGTGAAGCTCGCCGACATCGCGCCGGAGCAGGTGCAAGACGAGCATCACGTCTTCGCGGCCCGCCTCGACGTCGGCCACCAGTTCGGCGGGCTCTACCCGTCGAGCAAGCGCTTCACGGTCGGACGCACGAACGACGTCGCCACCCAGATCAGGGGATACACCCTCGAGGACTTCGACCTGTCGCGAACCTACGTGACGACCTCGTTCGAGTACCGCTACGATTTCGGGCTCTCCACGGTGGCCACGCAGACGGTGATCGGTCTGGCGTTCGTCGACGTGGGCTGGGCATCCGGCGTGCCGGAGTTCGGCGAGTACGAGACGCCCATCTTCGCGGGTGCCGGTCTGGGCGTGCAGGTCAACCTGGGGTTCAGCGGCCTCGTGCTGCCCGCCATCCGCCTCGACTACGCCTTCAGCGAGCGGCACCCCACCGGCGTGTTCAGCTTCCGCGTCGGGCCGGTGTTCTGA